A window of the Betaproteobacteria bacterium genome harbors these coding sequences:
- a CDS encoding amidase — MNLSEYARYDALGLAELVASKQVSPKELAECAAAAVEAINHAVNAVVETYPDRIEGLDEKALGNGPFRGVPFLIKDVYGHEAGRRIEFGSRLCKDMRVAADTHVFELFKASGVNVLGRSAAPEYSMAGTTEGALYGNTSNPWKEGYSAGGSSGGAMAALIAGIVPIAHGTDIAGSIRIPASYCGGVGLKPSRGRVSYGPAMDENGFGLGQNFVQTKSVRDAAAMLDCLAIAQPGDPFLIPGPPKPYAALAREKAPPLRIGWSTDGLMGLKPDPEVVQAVAAAAGLLAEMGHTVVEESPETIGVEAMSSMANIWFFGFHLRLEDFSKRSGHRIGPDTLESATLTIYEHAKRMTAAQFLESTAVLNSVRRKLGRYFTRYDIWLSPATTRAAEPWGNYGLGKSGLTMGEIAEKVLRPTCQFTLPHNIMGTPAISLPLAVNCAGMPIGIQLGARPAQEHLALQLGSELERAKPWAQRVPTLHVSRRR; from the coding sequence ATGAATCTGAGCGAGTACGCACGCTACGACGCGCTTGGCCTGGCCGAACTGGTCGCAAGCAAACAGGTTTCGCCGAAGGAGCTGGCCGAATGCGCCGCGGCGGCCGTCGAGGCGATCAACCACGCCGTCAATGCCGTGGTCGAAACCTACCCCGATCGCATCGAGGGCCTGGACGAAAAGGCGCTCGGCAACGGCCCCTTTCGCGGCGTGCCGTTCCTCATCAAGGACGTCTACGGGCATGAGGCCGGACGCAGGATCGAGTTCGGCAGCCGGCTGTGCAAGGACATGCGCGTGGCTGCCGACACGCACGTGTTCGAGCTCTTCAAGGCTTCCGGGGTCAACGTGCTGGGCCGCTCCGCCGCGCCGGAGTATTCGATGGCCGGCACGACGGAAGGCGCGCTCTACGGCAATACGTCCAACCCCTGGAAGGAAGGCTACTCCGCGGGCGGCTCCTCGGGGGGCGCCATGGCGGCGCTGATCGCAGGGATCGTGCCGATCGCCCACGGCACCGACATCGCCGGCTCGATTCGCATTCCGGCGAGCTACTGCGGTGGCGTCGGCCTGAAGCCTTCGCGCGGGCGCGTTTCGTACGGCCCCGCGATGGACGAGAACGGCTTCGGACTGGGCCAGAATTTCGTGCAGACAAAGTCGGTGCGCGACGCGGCGGCGATGCTCGATTGCCTCGCCATCGCGCAACCAGGCGATCCATTCCTCATCCCCGGGCCGCCGAAGCCGTACGCAGCGCTGGCGCGGGAGAAGGCGCCCCCGCTGAGGATCGGCTGGTCCACCGACGGGCTCATGGGCCTGAAACCCGACCCGGAGGTCGTGCAGGCCGTTGCGGCAGCCGCAGGGCTGCTCGCGGAAATGGGTCACACGGTCGTCGAGGAGAGCCCGGAGACGATCGGCGTCGAGGCGATGTCGAGCATGGCGAACATCTGGTTCTTCGGCTTTCATCTGCGGCTGGAGGATTTTTCGAAGCGCAGCGGCCATCGCATCGGTCCGGACACGCTCGAGTCGGCAACACTGACGATCTACGAGCACGCGAAACGGATGACTGCGGCGCAGTTCCTCGAATCGACTGCCGTGCTGAACTCGGTGCGCCGCAAGCTGGGCCGCTACTTCACCCGTTACGACATCTGGCTGTCGCCGGCGACCACGCGCGCCGCCGAACCCTGGGGCAACTACGGTCTCGGCAAGTCTGGCCTGACCATGGGCGAGATCGCGGAGAAGGTGTTACGCCCGACCTGCCAGTTCACGCTGCCGCACAACATCATGGGCACGCCGGCGATCTCGCTGCCGCTGGCGGTGAATTGCGCCGGGATGCCGATTGGCATCCAGCTCGGGGCTCGACCCGCGCAGGAGCATCTGGCGCTGCAGCTCGGCTCCGAACTGGAACGCGCGAAGCCGTGGGCGCAGCGCGTGCCGACGCTGCACGTTTCGCGCCGCCGCT